From a single Daphnia pulex isolate KAP4 chromosome 2, ASM2113471v1 genomic region:
- the LOC124201513 gene encoding carbonic anhydrase-related protein 10-like, with product MGVVQRLLGFGGRFERRTAVTSSSLSSSSSSSSSFYKSYMSSVLFLTALQGFWMPWILIHHQPQGASAVSWEDWWTYEGISGPAFWGLINPEWSMCNRGRRQSPINIEPSQLLFDPNLRPLHIDKNAVAGYLSNMGQGLIFTVDNSSKPSINLTGGPLSYKYEWHQMALHFGLNNQSGSEHMIAGRAFPAELQVFGFNTQLYSTYSEALESPHGIVALSVLIQIGDASLQTNEFRLLMEHITKIERPGPTKMKRGLLQPGQERPMPALSLKMLLPPTDYYITYEGSATTPACQETSTWIVFNRPLYITEQQLYALRGLKRGSPNPNHNQIKSSSFSSPSLSVTGDPMGNNYRPIQPTHHRPVRTNIDFTSSERGEKACATMHRDMHYRANTFWQP from the exons ATGGGAGTCGTCCAACGCCTTCTGGGATTCGGCGGGCGATTTGAAAGGAGAACAGCAGTGACCAGCTCGTCATTATCGtcatcttcctcctcctcctcatcatTCTACAAGTCCTACATGTCTTCTGTACTGTTTCTTACAGCCCTGCAGGGTTTCTGGATGCCCTGGATTCTCATTCATCATCAGCCTCAAG GGGCTTCAGCTGTTTCGTGGGAAGATTGGTGGACCTACGAAGGCATCTCAG GACCGGCATTTTGGGGTCTGATCAATCCGGAATGGTCCATGTGCAACCGCGGTCGCCGCCAGTCTCCCATCAACATCGAGCCGTCTCAGCTGCTCTTCGATCCCAATCTGCGGCCGCTTCACATCGACAAGAACGCG GTGGCGGGCTATTTGAGCAACATGGGCCAGGGATTGATCTTCACGGTGGACAATAGTAGTAAGCCGAGCATCAACTTGACAGGAGGACCGCTTTCATATAAATATGAGTGGCACCAGATGGCGCTGCACTTTGGACTCAATAATCAGTCGGGATCGGAGCACATGATCGCCGGCCGGGCCTTTCCCGCTGAA CTGCAAGTTTTTGGATTCAACACTCAACTTTACAGCACTTACAGCGAAGCGCTCGAGTCGCCGCACGGCATCGTTGCACTCTCCGTTCTCATCCAG ATCGGAGATGCATCGCTACAGACGAACGAATTTCGGCTCTTGATGGAACACATAACAAAAATCGAGCGACCTG GTCCGACAAAGATGAAGCGAGGATTGCTCCAACCGGGCCAAGAGCGGCCCATGCCGGCGCTGAGTCTCAAAATGCTCTTACCACCGACAGATTACTACATCACGTACGAAGGGTCAGCCACGACTCCGGCGTGCCAAGAAACATCCACATGGATCGTGTTCAATCGGCCTCTTTACATCACGGAACAACAG TTGTACGCCTTGAGGGGCTTGAAGCGGGGTTCGCCCAATCCCAATCACAACCAGATcaaatcttcatctttttcttcgccGTCCTTGTCTGTGACTGGCGATCCCATGGGCAACAATTACCGCCCCATCCAACCCACTCATCATCGACCCGTTCGCACTAATATTGACTTCACTTCATCAGAG CGAGGGGAAAAGGCCTGCGCCACGATGCACCGAGACATGCACTACCGAG